CTTCTGCGAGGCAGGCGTCGGCGCAGGAATTCATGATGGCCGCGCCATACATGGCGTGCTTCACCGCTTCGCCCAGCGCCTCTGTGTAGTCGCCGCCGACTGCGGGGTGGTCCTGGATCATTTCCTTGATCGACATTCGTTTATCTCCTTTGCAAGCTTGAGCGAACGGGGCCGGGGAATGTTCCGCGAATGCGCTTGGCGGACGGTTTCGTTCCAGCTATGTTCTGGACATGGATATGACTACAATCATTTTCGTCTTCATTGCCCTGCTTGCCGGGGGCGCTTTTGGCTGGTTCGCGGGATCGCGCCCCGTCGCGGACTGGCGTGCGCGCCATGCGGAGCGGGATGCGGAAGCAAAGGACCTGGCGGAAAAAGTGTCCCGCATGACGCCCGAGCTTGCGACGATGAGCGACCGGGCCGCCCGCGCCGACGCCCTCGCAGAGCAGCTGGATATGGCGCGTGGCGACCGGGAAACGCTTCGCTCGGAACTCGAAGGCGTCCGCCAGCAGGCCGCGCGGGTCGAACCGCTGGAGCGCGAGATGCGCGAGCTGCGTACGGTGAATGAGGAGGCGGCGGACCGGCTGCGGCGGGAGAAGGCCGCACTCGCCTCGGAACTCGATACGCTCAAGAGCGGGGCCGCGGCGCGCGAGAAGGCGCTGGAGGACCGCTATGCCGAGCGCGAGAAGCATTTCGAACGCGAACTCGGCCGCCTGGTCGAAGCGGAGGAAAAGCTGCAGGCAAAGTTCAACGAGATCGGCGAGAAGATGCTGGAAGGCGCACGGTCCAAGTTCATGGAAGGTGCACAGTCGCATCTCGCCAATCTCAACAAGGAAAGCCTTGCCGAACTGGAAAAGAAGGTCGGTCCGGTGGGCGAGACGCTGGACCGTTATCGCAAGCGGATCGACGAGATCGAGAAGAACCGCGCCGAGGCCTATCACCAGTTGCAGGGCGTGATCGGCGAAGTCCGCGCCGGGCAGGAACGCGTGGTCGAGGGCGCGCACAAGATTACCACAACGCTGAAGGGCGCGACCAAGGCGCGGGGCGACTGGGGTGAATTGCAGCTGGAAAACCTGCTGGAGAGCTGCGGCCTGAGCGCGCGCACCGATTTCAAGCGCGAGGTCGGTATCAAGGACGACGAGGGCCGGGACCTGCGGCCCGATGCTGTCATCAATATTCCCGGCGGGCGAAAGCTGATCGTCGACGTGAAGAACGTCTTCAACACGTACAAGGAAGCGAACGAGGCGGAGACCGAGGAACAGCGACACGAATTGCTGCGCAAGCACGCGCGCGAACTGCGCGGCCATATTCAGGCGCTATCGGCCAAGCGGTATCAGGACCATCTGGAGGGCTCTGCCGATTTCGTCGTCATGTTCGTACCGGGCGAGCACGTGTTGTATGCCGCGATGACGCAGGATGACGGACTGCTCGACTATGCGCTGCGCCAGAACGTGGTCCTTTCCTCGCCGCTCAATTTCATGTCGATCGCCATGACCGTGGCGACCGTCTGGCGGCAGGCAGGCGTTCAGGCGGACGCGCAGGAAATCGCGAAGCTGGGGAAGGAACTCTATGACAGGCTGGGTGTTGTGGCGCGTCATCTGTCCAATCTGCGACGCGATCTTGGCAAGGCGAACAGCAGTTTCGACTCTTTGGTCGGATCGTTCGATACTAATCTGCGCCGGACGGGCGAACGGTTCGAGGAACTGAGCATCGACACGTCGGCAAAGGATTTGCCCGAGGCACTGCCCATCGGCCGTCAACCCCGCCGCCTTGCCAATTTCAGCGAGGACGATGGCGACGGTCTTGCGCAGGATGCCGCCGAATAAGTCGTTCGTGGTTCAAGGGCGGATTTCGGTGTCCTACAGGCCGCGCGATCGATAGGGCGGATGGCCTGCTCTTTCTCATCGCCAGCCTGTAGCTCCGCGACTTTTCTTTTTTCCGCGCAGGAAGTGTCAACTTCGCAAACCGGACTAACCGTCCAAGATATAATGATTTTTCGAGAATACCGTCGACGCGGCCCTGTCAACTTCGTCAACTTCATCCGCGTTCCAGCGCGTCCAGCACCTCATATCCCAGCACGGCCGCCGCGACCGCTGCATTCAGGCTGTCTGCGCGGCCTTTCATCGGCATCGTCACCCGCAGGTCGCATTCCGCCTCGTAAGACTCCGGCAAGCCCTGCGATTCGTTGCCGACCATGACGAAGCACGGCGACGCATAGGGGGCGCCGCGATAGGGCACGGCATCGCGCAGGGATGCCGCGACCAGCTGGCCTTCGCCTGCACGCAGCCAGGGAAGGAAATCCTCCCACCGCGCCTGCACCAGTCCCTGGGTGAAAACCGCGCCCATGCTGGCGCGCACGGCCTCCACGCTGAAAGGATCGGCGCAGTCGTCGATCAGGATCAGTCCGCCTGCGCCGATGGCATCGCCCGTCCGCAGCATGGTGCCGAGATTGCCCGGGTCGCGCAGCGCCTGCGCCACCAGCCAGATATCGGCGGAGGTGCGGTCAATCGCGTCCAGCGACGTGTCCCACTCTGCCAGCACGCCCGCGACGCCTTGGGGATTGGACTTGCCGGTGATCTTGGACAGGATGTCGGGCGTGGTCTCGATTACCTCGCCGCCTGCCGCCGCGACAGACGCTTCGAGGTCCGCCAGCAGGGGGTGCGGATCGCGCTGGGTGGAAAGGACCAGTATTTCCGGAACGTGACCCGCCTCGCGCGCATCGGTCAGCAGCCGCAGCCCCTCGGCCAGCAGCTTGCCCTCGCGCCTGCGATGCTTCTTCTCGCGCAGCGACCGGATGAATTTTACGGTAGGGTTCGAGAAGCCGGTTATCTGGCGGCGCTCGGCAGGGGCGGGCACGGACTACTCCTCGCCGAAGCCGTCTTCGACCAGCAGGCACACCTGCTCCAGCACGGTCTCGGCATTATCGCCCGCGACGATGACCTCGATCGTGTCGCCCTTCGCCGCGCCCAGCATCATCAGGCCGAGTATCGAGCCGCCCGATGCCTCGTTCCCGTCCTTGGCCACGCGGACATCGACGCCGTCCGGCAGCTCTGCCACCACGCCGACCAGCTTCGCACTTGCGCGGGCATGGAGGCCGCGCTGGTTGACGATGACGACCTGCCGCCGGAGGGGAGCGTTCGCTTCGCTCATGACGCTTTCTTGGAAGGCGGAGTCTCGTCGTGGCCGAGAAATTCGCTCGCCACCGTGATGTAATTGCGACCAGCCTCCTGCGCCGCGACGCAGGCCTCCTTCACGGTCATTGTTTTGCGAGCACCGGCAAGGCGGATCAGCATGGGCAGGTTGATGCCCGCAATCACTTCCACGCGGCCCGTGTCGAGCAGCGAAATCGCAAGGTTCGATGGTGTGCCGCCGAACAGGTCGGTCAGCACGATCGTGCCGCTGCCGGTATCGACGCGGCCGATGGCGTCGGCGATTTCCTGCCGCCGCTGCTCCACATCGTCGTCGGGACCGATGCAGATCGTCTCCACCGCGTCCTGCGGGCCGACGACGTGTTCCATCGCTTCCACGAACTGCTCGGCTAGGTGGCCATGGGTTACCAGGATAAGTCCGATCATGGGGAGGTGCGATTCACTCGTATTGCGGCCGGTCTGCAACGGAAGATGCGATGCTGTCAGCCCGGCGCCTGTTCCACCTGATCCGCGGCGCGCGACTGCATGTTCCGGTGGATGACCGTGGGCGAAAAACCCGCCCCGCGCAAGACCTGCGCCATCGTCTGGGCGGTATAGACACTGCGATGTCGCCCGCCGGTGCAGCCGAAGGCAATGTGCAGATAGGCGCGCCCTTGCGCCTCGTA
This is a stretch of genomic DNA from Erythrobacteraceae bacterium WH01K. It encodes these proteins:
- the rmuC gene encoding DNA recombination protein RmuC — translated: MDMTTIIFVFIALLAGGAFGWFAGSRPVADWRARHAERDAEAKDLAEKVSRMTPELATMSDRAARADALAEQLDMARGDRETLRSELEGVRQQAARVEPLEREMRELRTVNEEAADRLRREKAALASELDTLKSGAAAREKALEDRYAEREKHFERELGRLVEAEEKLQAKFNEIGEKMLEGARSKFMEGAQSHLANLNKESLAELEKKVGPVGETLDRYRKRIDEIEKNRAEAYHQLQGVIGEVRAGQERVVEGAHKITTTLKGATKARGDWGELQLENLLESCGLSARTDFKREVGIKDDEGRDLRPDAVINIPGGRKLIVDVKNVFNTYKEANEAETEEQRHELLRKHARELRGHIQALSAKRYQDHLEGSADFVVMFVPGEHVLYAAMTQDDGLLDYALRQNVVLSSPLNFMSIAMTVATVWRQAGVQADAQEIAKLGKELYDRLGVVARHLSNLRRDLGKANSSFDSLVGSFDTNLRRTGERFEELSIDTSAKDLPEALPIGRQPRRLANFSEDDGDGLAQDAAE
- a CDS encoding RNA methyltransferase; translated protein: MPAPAERRQITGFSNPTVKFIRSLREKKHRRREGKLLAEGLRLLTDAREAGHVPEILVLSTQRDPHPLLADLEASVAAAGGEVIETTPDILSKITGKSNPQGVAGVLAEWDTSLDAIDRTSADIWLVAQALRDPGNLGTMLRTGDAIGAGGLILIDDCADPFSVEAVRASMGAVFTQGLVQARWEDFLPWLRAGEGQLVAASLRDAVPYRGAPYASPCFVMVGNESQGLPESYEAECDLRVTMPMKGRADSLNAAVAAAVLGYEVLDALERG
- a CDS encoding HPr family phosphocarrier protein; its protein translation is MSEANAPLRRQVVIVNQRGLHARASAKLVGVVAELPDGVDVRVAKDGNEASGGSILGLMMLGAAKGDTIEVIVAGDNAETVLEQVCLLVEDGFGEE
- a CDS encoding PTS sugar transporter subunit IIA, which translates into the protein MIGLILVTHGHLAEQFVEAMEHVVGPQDAVETICIGPDDDVEQRRQEIADAIGRVDTGSGTIVLTDLFGGTPSNLAISLLDTGRVEVIAGINLPMLIRLAGARKTMTVKEACVAAQEAGRNYITVASEFLGHDETPPSKKAS